A part of Cannabis sativa cultivar Pink pepper isolate KNU-18-1 chromosome 6, ASM2916894v1, whole genome shotgun sequence genomic DNA contains:
- the LOC115695116 gene encoding uncharacterized protein LOC115695116 — translation MSTSLRFSVMATDEISPSHQELRTMPSFNGSQEAKREVGGGGGGAKTSSGRGRKPSNKGPSNAKKQPQRGLGVAQLERLRLQEWKKSNEILHPGTPTATAGALNFPVPAAVVDHNCFHEFQMVQNPLIAPMTEPLHSVPVQYGAGGSCGVGSARFLSAVVHHHQPGHGAAAHPGLMSSSCDGGSSSPAGILGQYRFADPHRPQYPNPHLQYHSYHHCYGMVNSTNGSLGPSPDQMFPVGADVYDHNPHHENSKELSSIPKMHSPFIHSSPHHDRSAFCPKKTRFNCENIGELTLGLGTRGVRSTSHDDEGLEIVAVHRKVNPASGGVLMEYEFFPGKYNSCGTSSNEILMKKIHSSSDHQNSISGADKTSYVNTFSAATTTTENGSDISNPVDLSLKL, via the exons atgTCTACCTCACTACGGTTCAGTGTTATGGCTACAGACGAGATAAGCCCCTCTCATCAGGAACTAAGGACTATGCCTAGCTTTAATGGGTCTCAAGAAGCTAAGCGTGAAgttggaggaggaggaggaggagccaAGACTAGTAGCGGCCGAGGAAGAAAACCCAGCAACAAGGGTCCATCAAACGCTAAAAAGCAACCTCAAAGAGGACTTGGGGTAGCTCAACTCGAGCGCCTCAGACTACAAGAATGGAAGAAATCCAATGAAATACTCCATCCAGGGACCCCGACGGCGACGGCGGGGGCTCTCAACTTCCCAGTTCCGGCTGCAGTTGTTGACCACAACTGTTTCCATGAGTTCCAGATGGTTCAAAATCCCCTCATCGCGCCCATGACTGAACCACTTCACAGTGTTCCGGTGCAGTACGGCGCAGGAGGGAGCTGCGGTGTGGGTTCTGCTAGGTTTCTTAGCGCCGTTGTTCATCATCATCAACCGGGACACGGGGCGGCTGCTCATCCTGGTTTGATGAGTTCTAGTTGCGATGGTGGGTCTTCTTCCCCAGCTGGGATATTGGGGCAATACCGTTTTGCTGACCCTCATCGCCCTCAGTACCCTAACCCTCATCTTCAATATCATTCGTATCATCATTGTTATGGGATGGTTAATAGTACTAATGGAAGCCTAGGTCCGAGTCCGGATCAGATGTTTCCTGTGGGTGCCGATGTGTATGATCATAACCCTCATCATGAGAACTCCAAAGAGCTCTCTTCAATTCCAAAAATGCACTCACCATTCATCCACTCTTCGCCACACCATGACCGTTCTGCTTTTTGCCCTAAG AAGACCAGATTCAATTGTGAGAATATTGGAGAACTAACCCTTGGTTTGGGAACCAGAGGAGTGAGAAGTACAAGTCATGATGATGAG ggATTGGAGATTGTGGCTGTTCACAGAAAGGTAAATCCAGCTAGTGGAGGAGTATTAATGGAGTACGAGTTCTTTCCAGGAAAATATAACAGCTGTGGCACTAGTTCCAATGAGATCTTGATGAAGAAAATCCACTCTTCtagtgatcaccaaaattcaaTTTCAGGGGCTGATAAAACTTCTTATGTTAACACTTTCTCTGCTGCTACTACTACTACAGAAAATGGGTCTGACATTTCTAATCCTGTTGATTTGTCACTTAAACTGTAG